The Geminocystis sp. NIES-3708 genomic sequence CATTACTTTATTAGCTTTAGCCTTAGTCATTGGGATTGTTGTCGATGATGCCATTGTAGATGTCGAAAATATTATGCGTCATATTGACAATGGTGACTCACCTAAAGAAGCTGCCATCAAAGGTAGTGATGAAATTGGTTTAACAGTATCAGCTTCGACTTTAACAATTGTGGCGGTTTTTTTACCAGTGGCATTAACTAGCGGAAATGTTGGGCAATTTTTTAAACCTTTTGGTTTAACTGTTTCGGCGGCGGTGATAATTTCTCTTTTAGTCGCACGCACTTTATCCCCTGTTTTAGCTATGTTTTGGTTAAAAGGGAAAAAGCATCAGGAAAAGATGAAAAATTCTAGGGTGACAAATATTAGTAATAAAATTATCAGAAAATATCGTAATTTATTAATTTGGTCATTATCTCACCGTAAAATAGTTTTAATTGCGACTTTAGTGAGTTTTATTCTTGGTATCGCTTTAATTCCTTTTATTCCTCAGGGTTTTATTCCTCAATTAGATAGGGGAGAATTTAATATTGTTTATACTACCGAATTGCCAAAAATTCCTCGTGACTGGAAAATTAATGAAAATCAAGAAAAAACTTCTGCTGTCAATGATAATAATTCCACTTTTAACTGGATAGGAGAAATAAAAGATAATCCCAATGGTTTTATTTTAAGACGTACTCGTCGTGTCGGGGAAAAAATTGAGACGTTGATTTTAGACACTCCTGAAATAGAATCTATTTTTAATATAGTTGGTTTTCGAGGGCAACCAAATCTAGGCAAAATTTATGTTAAGTTAAAAAGAGCTCGAACATTAAATACTTTCGAGGTGCAAACTAAAATTAGGGAAAGTTTACCTAGTCTTAGAGGAGTTAATATCAGCGTTGAAGATATTAAATTTGTTGACACAGGAGATGAGAAACCTTTTTCTTTTCGGTTAATAAGTGATAATCTTACTTCTTTGAATCAAAGTGCCAATAAAGTTAAAGAGAAATTAGCAAATTTTTCAGGGTTAACAGACTTAACTATTTCCCCCTCAGAAATTTTCACTGAGGAAAATAATATCACGATGATTGAACATTTTAATGGTAAACGGTCAATTACTTTTTCTGCTAATTTGGGAAAAGGAGAAGCTTTGGGAGATTTAACTTCTGAAGTAGTAAACAAGATTCAACCCATTTTATTTCCTGATGTTACCCTTTCGGTGGGCGGAGATTCTGCAAGAATGGCAGAAATTGCAAGACAATTTAGTATCATTTTTATCTTATCCATCGCCTTTATGCTATTGTTACTATGGGCATTATTTGGCAGTTTACTAGAACCAATAGTCGTGGCTTTATCACTACCTTTATCTATTGTTGGTGCTATGTTAGCCTTACTAATCACTCAAAGTG encodes the following:
- a CDS encoding efflux RND transporter permease subunit, with the translated sequence MNFSLRQRLNISRLAIQHPWLTINFWIAISVAGLLAFSSLQYALFPDVTFPVVIIRASGNLETVIETEKKLTNPLQKPLLSLESIENIVSYTYPNETVITSLFFAGDTLDSATKIIENTIINVNLPKDAKIEIIPYNLNESSVISYVLTSDKKSLEEITQVANNQILPALGNIDGILKVKVLGLDVTEDDNITPSFVSFNGKEGLGIQVIKRGDGNTLEVVKSVESVIKKLESSLTDITINVAQTEADYIKEATQATIDTLFLAIILAVLIIFPFLGDFTATFITALAIPISLLGTFIVMAIGNFNLETITLLALALVIGIVVDDAIVDVENIMRHIDNGDSPKEAAIKGSDEIGLTVSASTLTIVAVFLPVALTSGNVGQFFKPFGLTVSAAVIISLLVARTLSPVLAMFWLKGKKHQEKMKNSRVTNISNKIIRKYRNLLIWSLSHRKIVLIATLVSFILGIALIPFIPQGFIPQLDRGEFNIVYTTELPKIPRDWKINENQEKTSAVNDNNSTFNWIGEIKDNPNGFILRRTRRVGEKIETLILDTPEIESIFNIVGFRGQPNLGKIYVKLKRARTLNTFEVQTKIRESLPSLRGVNISVEDIKFVDTGDEKPFSFRLISDNLTSLNQSANKVKEKLANFSGLTDLTISPSEIFTEENNITMIEHFNGKRSITFSANLGKGEALGDLTSEVVNKIQPILFPDVTLSVGGDSARMAEIARQFSIIFILSIAFMLLLLWALFGSLLEPIVVALSLPLSIVGAMLALLITQSAFGMISLLGVIFLLGLLDKNALLLVDYANQLRRRGISRQEAIIITGMTRLRPILMTTFSTILGMLPIAMGFGAGAELRQPMAVAIIGGLLTSTILCLVFVPVFYTIVEDCWLKIQNKNK